The Shewanella algae DNA segment GATCGGCATATTCAATACTGTAAAGTTGCCGGAAACCCGACTTGGGATCCAGGCTGTTATCGCCGCGTATGGTCTTGGACAGCGTGGTACCAAACAGCAAAAATCCAGGATCATAATCAATATCCGACTGGGTGTAGCTTTCCTGAATCGCTTCCAGCGAGTAGCTCAGTAGCCAACCGTTATGCAGGCGTTTGCTGCGGCCAACCCCGAGAAGCTTCTTGGTCGATTCCAACTGACCTGTATTGCTAAAGTCCCTGTCCTCAGGAACATAGTCCTGAGTTACGCCGTATTTGTCCCTCAGCAGACCGACGCGGATCTTGAGCTGATCATCCAAAGGATGAGTCAGGGGAATAGTATAGGTAGAGAGGAATTTGGGTCTGTCTCTCGACCACTCTATGCTGGTCTCCTGGGAATGGCCGTAACTGTTGATCTGCGGGGTGCGCCAGGTCACCCGGACCCTGGGATCCAGGCTGCTGTCTGTGCTGGACCCGATGTCGGCACCCAGACCCAGCTCTATGGAGTGATCCGGTCTTGGGGTCAACTCGACCCGTACCGGGATGCTGTCTTCTGTCAACTTGTCGATTTGGGGCAACACCTTGATATTGGCAAAATAGCCGGTATCCAGCAGCTCCTGATTGAGCCGCGTGAGCTTGCGGGTACTGTAGGGCGCGCCGGGTTTGAATGGCAACAAGTCATCGAGCAACTGCGGCTGCAGACTGTGGCCTTCAAAGCTAACTTCACCAAATTGGTAACGCTTGCCCGAGTCAAAAAACAGGTTGAACTGTGCCAGATTGAGGTCGCGATTAACGCGGATCTCTGATTTTTGATAATGGCCATCAAAATAGCCCCGGGCCAGCGCCAGCGAAATAAGCTGCGACTTTATCTGTTCATAATCGCCGTGGTTGAGGGGATCGCCGGGTTTGACCTTGACCTGACTGAGCCAGCGGTTGATCCAGGGGTCGTTGAGTACTTCGCCTTCGAGGCGGATATCGACCCACTGCAGACGGGTAACTTCTCCCGGAGTGATAGTGAGCTTGAGCTCCCACGGCCCTTGTTCGCTTTCCTTGAGCTCTTGTTCCAACTTGCCATGGTAATAACCCATGGATTCCAGCGCGGCCTCAACGCTGTCGCTGACATTAAATAGATAGGCACGGCGCTGCACCTTGGACTCCGGAAAGTTGCCCAAGTGTGCGCGGATATTTTTCTCAAGCTCGCCCGAAACCCCTTCAATGCGGAGATTAAGCAGAGGATCATCGGCGGCCACTACCTGGGAGCTTGCCAGCATGATCGACGCAAAACTCAGGATATACGCGGGAAAGCGACTGTATTTGGTCAAGGAAATCAGAACTTTTGCTTAGCGTAACATTGCTGCTATTGTCGCCTCTGATCTTGGCTCAGGCAAGTAACAGATTGCCATCCAGGCATAAAATGGTTACAAAGGCAGCAGTCGTTAATATGGAAGCAATACAATGAAAACAAAAATAAAAACTCTTGCCCTGAGCCTGGGACTCCTGTTACCTGGGTTGCTGCCGGCCTGGGCGGCCGAGGTTCCTTTTGCGATTGCCATTCATGGTGGCGCCGGCACTATTTCCAAGGCGGCCTTGACTGAAGAGCAGCAAAAAGCCTACCGCGACAAGCTGACGGAAGCCGTCAATGCCGGTTATAAGGTGCTGGATAAGGGCGGCGCCAGTATGGAGGCGGTGCAGGCTGCCATCAGGGTGCTGGAAGACAGTCCCTTGTTTAATGCCGGAGTCGGTGCCGTGTATACCTTTGATGGTGCTCATGAACTGGATGCCTCCATTATGGACGGCAAGAGCATGAATGCCGGTGCAGTGGCCGGGGTTAAACATATACGTCATCCAATCGATCTCGCCAGAGCCGTGATGGACAAGTCAGAGCACGTGATGCTCTCGGGGGCGGGCGCCGAAGAGTTCGCCCTGACGTTGGGAATGGAGCTGGTGCCCGGCAATCGCTTTGACAGCGAAGCGCGCTATCAGCAGCTTCTTGATGCCAAGGCCAAAATCAACGCCGCCGAAGCCAATAAAGACTTTCAGGCGCGTCTTAGCCCTCTGGATCTCGATTACAAGTTCGGTACCGTTGGCGCAGTGGCATTGGATAAGCAGGGCAACCTGGCAGCCGGGACCTCGACCGGCGGCATGACAGCCAAACGTTATGGCCGCATCGGTGATTCACCTGTGATAGGTGCCGGCACTTATGCCGAGAACGGTGTCTGCGCCGTTTCGGCGACCGGCCACGGTGAGTACTTCATCCGTTTCCATGTGGCCGGCGATATCTGCGCCAGGGCCAAATATCAGCAAAAATCGATTTTGCAGGCTGCCGATGAAGTGATCAACCAGCGGCTGATCTCTGCCGGCGGCAGTGGCGGGGTGATCGCCATTGACCAAAGGGGCAATGTGGCAACGCCGTTCAATACCGAAGGTATGTACCGTGCCTGGCGCAAGAGCAATCAAGCGGCGGAAGTGATGATCTGGCGGGATAACTAAAATTTTGGATTGAGGCAATCGCTGTTGGCTTGAACCCCAAGGGCAAAATATTGGCTACACTGAACAATGAAGCCGTTTTGAACTTGGGGAAAGCTATGGATTCGATAAAAATACGTGATCATATGGACCGTCAGCCTGTGTTGCTGAAGGCGGATATGTCGATAGCCACTGCGGTGGAAAAACTGCTTGAGGCCAATAAGGGCGGGGCCCCCGTGGTGGATGCCAGCGGCAGTCTGGTGGGCTTTTTGTCACAGCAAGACTGCATGGCCGCCATGCTCAAGAGCAGTTATCACTGCGATCTGACCGCCGTGGTGCGCGACTGCATGCGCGCCGATGTCCTTTGGGTCAGGCCGGATGACAGCATATTGCAGCTGGCCGAGCAGATGCTGGGGCAGAAGCCGAAAATATACCCTGTGGTGGAAGATGGCCGGGTGGTGGGCACCATCAACCGTACCAATGTGCTCAAGGCCATGAATATCTATATGCAGCAGTGTTATTTGACTCCGGCCTGACAACTGCGCTTGATTTGACTGAAATTTGGGCATTATCAGTCAGTAAGCATACCCAAGACGGCGTATCCTTGTTAGGATCGCCGTTTTTGATCCCCAATGGACACAGGTTTTGAACGCTAAGCTGCACCCACTCTCCCGCGAATATCTGGATCTCTGCTTTCAGGCCGATGCGGCGCGCATTCGCCGCAGCTTGTTTCGCTTGAAAAAAAGCCCCGACTCAGAAGCCAAACAGCAAAAACTCGCCGAGCTCAGTGAAGCTGCGGTGCAGGCTTATGAAAGGGCGCAGCAAAGGCTGGCAGACAGGCCTGTCATCGAGTATCCGGATGAGCTGCCGGTGTCACAAAAGCGCGATGAAATCGCCTCGGCCATCATCAATCATCAGGTGGTGATAGTGGCCGGTGAGACCGGCTCGGGCAAGACCACTCAGCTGCCC contains these protein-coding regions:
- a CDS encoding autotransporter assembly complex protein TamA — translated: MLASSQVVAADDPLLNLRIEGVSGELEKNIRAHLGNFPESKVQRRAYLFNVSDSVEAALESMGYYHGKLEQELKESEQGPWELKLTITPGEVTRLQWVDIRLEGEVLNDPWINRWLSQVKVKPGDPLNHGDYEQIKSQLISLALARGYFDGHYQKSEIRVNRDLNLAQFNLFFDSGKRYQFGEVSFEGHSLQPQLLDDLLPFKPGAPYSTRKLTRLNQELLDTGYFANIKVLPQIDKLTEDSIPVRVELTPRPDHSIELGLGADIGSSTDSSLDPRVRVTWRTPQINSYGHSQETSIEWSRDRPKFLSTYTIPLTHPLDDQLKIRVGLLRDKYGVTQDYVPEDRDFSNTGQLESTKKLLGVGRSKRLHNGWLLSYSLEAIQESYTQSDIDYDPGFLLFGTTLSKTIRGDNSLDPKSGFRQLYSIEYADPSLGSEIRLTRMQAKFKWIETFFEKHRFVSRLDLGVNLAAEGDLALIPPSLRYFAGGDQSIRGYSYQELGPHLDYTNDQGGLSREVVGGRYLAVGSLEYQYYLTPSWRLGTFVDAGNAFDVSQFEPVVSVGGGIHWISPIGPIKLDVGFGLHESDAEDRPWRIHLTMGTEL
- a CDS encoding CBS domain-containing protein, with product MDSIKIRDHMDRQPVLLKADMSIATAVEKLLEANKGGAPVVDASGSLVGFLSQQDCMAAMLKSSYHCDLTAVVRDCMRADVLWVRPDDSILQLAEQMLGQKPKIYPVVEDGRVVGTINRTNVLKAMNIYMQQCYLTPA
- a CDS encoding isoaspartyl peptidase/L-asparaginase family protein, with protein sequence MKTKIKTLALSLGLLLPGLLPAWAAEVPFAIAIHGGAGTISKAALTEEQQKAYRDKLTEAVNAGYKVLDKGGASMEAVQAAIRVLEDSPLFNAGVGAVYTFDGAHELDASIMDGKSMNAGAVAGVKHIRHPIDLARAVMDKSEHVMLSGAGAEEFALTLGMELVPGNRFDSEARYQQLLDAKAKINAAEANKDFQARLSPLDLDYKFGTVGAVALDKQGNLAAGTSTGGMTAKRYGRIGDSPVIGAGTYAENGVCAVSATGHGEYFIRFHVAGDICARAKYQQKSILQAADEVINQRLISAGGSGGVIAIDQRGNVATPFNTEGMYRAWRKSNQAAEVMIWRDN